The nucleotide window TCCGAGCGTCAGCACCGCACCCGTACCGCCCCCGATGATGATGAACCAGTACGCATCATCCTCCCAAAATCCCAACCAGTCACAATCCCAGCCAATATATGGTACCAATCAGGGGAATCAGTACGGTGTTGTTGGTCAAAACAGTATTTACGGTGTCGGTGGTAGTATGAGTCAGAGTAACGGTGCTAACCAATACTGCACTGGTAGTCAGAACAGTCTGTACGGTTCGACGACGATTCAAGGCGGTCACTTTGGTAGTAATCCGAGCATTCAGAACGgccaacaacagcaacagtaCGGTAGTAATAATTCCATAAACCAGTACGCGACCACCGGTCATAATCAACAGTCACAGTACGCGGTTGTTGGGAACGGTTCCCAGACTCAGTCACAGTCGCAGTATGCGGTAGTTGGCAATGGTACTCAGCAGTATGGGTCGACCACCGCTACCCAGTTGAGTAGTAATAATTCGACAAACCCGTACGGTACCCCTTCAAATTTGGTCAATCAGTACGGCTCTCATTCCATTTTGAATTCTAACACTTATGCTCCTCCGGTTGGCAGCAACGGCCCACCGCCACCCCCCATGGGCCCACCTGGTGGCCCTGCTGCCCCACCcccacctccacctccgccCGCACCCAACGCTAACTCAAACAGCTCAGATGCACCGCCCGATACCAATTCGTTAGCTGCTGCCCTCCAGGCTGCGCGTCTTAAAAAGAAACAGGTAAGTTCCGAACAGCAAATATACTTTGTCCAGAATTTTCAGTTGTAACAATTTCCATGCTCCGATATTACATGATCCAAATTTGTTTGGTATCTCAATGAATGTGATTTTATGTATCTTAATACAACTGAAGATCTTTGCTCCGAAGCACGTTTGTACAACAACTCCATCGATGAAATCGATCTTTTTCTATGCGCATTTTTAATCAACAATTAGGAAATCACATGCTGAGTCCTGACTGGACACCCTGGATTTCTAGCGCAGAGAAGATAATGGCTTACATGCAGACCGATGGCTTTCATCCGTTCATTTTCATCAATCACCATTGtcgttttttcttgtttcgttttttgctTCTTTCTCCTCATGTTGTACTTTTTAGCAATCCCAGCCAATCGAGAACAGCGGCTCGAGCACAAGCAGTAGTGGTAGCGCCACTGGAGGGGGCGGCAACTATGGAACACTTGGACGTGGCGGAGGCGGAGGAATAGCTTCTATGATGGATGAGATGGCTAAAACACTTGCACGCAGGCGCGCAGCTGTTGAAAAGAAACAGCCAGAACAGCCTCCGGTATGTACCAAGAAGTAACAGAGTCGCGCTTACTTTattctgagaaaaattgtaagatcAGCCTTGAATTCACTTGTCGAGATTGACCAgatggtgaaattttcttttcaggaGCCAGAGAATTCGCCGGGAAAGGGTACCTGGGATAAGAACAATTCTTCGAATAACAAATTCGCGAATGGCGCCGAATCCCCAAAGTCAGCTCGCAAGAGGTTCGGCTCCGCGTCGGAAGACACATTGCTCAAGGTGAACGGAGTCAACGAAGGTACGCCGTTGTCCGCCCAAGAAATGGAGGCATTTAAGGCTGAAATAATCAAGGACGTTCGTAGAGAGTTTCAAAAGATGAAACAGGAGATAATCGAAGgtatgtttcaaattttaggCATTCTCGACGTGTACGGAAAGAGATAAGGATATTACAACAATATCTATATTTATCATCAATCTTTTCTTCGCTAAAAATTAaggaatttcattttattctgtATATATGAAGGAATTCGATGAATGTGGGacttttattgtatttttcagCACTCAGGTCGGAATTGAGCAGAAGGTAAAGTCAGCCTGATTTATCTTAAGGTTCATTTTCTAcggtatatttataaatggATTCTactgaagtaaaaaaaaaaagaaaaaaaaaaaaactaaaaactaaaacagaaaaaaaaccacataagaaacgaagaaaaaaaaataagttaaaagtaagaaattcatcatcGACAAGCGCGGAAGACACGGATTTTCATCAGACTTACAttgggggggaaaaaaaaataaacgaagaaaatCAGAATAGAAGCTACAGAACTAAACAACGGAGAAAGTAACCAATAGAAGATATTGTTGGAAGAACAAAGCAAATGAACGGgaatagaatagaaaagaaaagaagagagagataCATACACGATGTAGTAATATCCATGTATATCAGCCATTTGTATGTATAAGTACCTTGAATTAACTTAAATTAACTTAacttaaattaaattaaattataattagtATATTACGTCtcttacattatacatatacataactacacgtatgtatgtatattgccTTTACGGTCGATATAACAAAATAGGTATCTACCtacctataataattaacgataCACTTATAATCGTCGCAATAACGCGTGCTGCTCATTGTCGTCCATTATTTTGGGCCTGAAACACCTTCTGTCGCGTCTAAAACGaaggtttttcttttcgtaaacAACGTGTACCGTGATCACCATATTTATCtagcacaaattttttttctccttaatTCGATCACCGACACTTCAAAAATCTACGGTTTCACGTAATTGTCCTcctcgccccccccccccccccccccaaaaagacaaaaaaaagaaaaataagtctGGACTCGATTGCTTTTGGTAActatattcttattttatcgTAAGTTTCGTATTATGAAATCAATTGTCACCGACTTGGGTATACAAGCGCGTATTAAAATTTGTGCGTTCGTGTAAACTCGTGAAAGAATTCAAAATCGGGAACGTCAATGGTTGATATATTTGAGAActaaatccttttttttttccttcacgcTCAGGATGAACGGCGTTCGGTCTACTTAAACTTGTCTTGCTGATTGAAGGATATCGATTAGTTCCTCAATTTATCTCTTCgtttagaatttgaaaaaaaaaaaaaacagaaagaaagaaataaattaaaacaaacaaaatatatatcaacCAGACACGTCGAATTTTACGCACGTTTTAGATATCAATTCGAGATCGTTAAATGATacttgatgataaaaaaaaaaggataataaaaataacgcaCACGTAGGcgcataattttttgaattacctAATCGCTACAAGCGCTGTCATATCCTCCGCCCGCCCTTCCACGACGTAATCGAGCTGTGAACATTTGACGTACATTTAATAGGGATCAAAGTCAGTAAAGATCTGTGGTATCTGTGATATACTTCAGAAATAATgacatttcgaaaattattttatctctTTATATTGATTTTAAATCTACTTTCTAAGCCGCGATACATTTGCAATTTTATCCTTAACCGAGATGGCAAGATGTACACTTGTCGCAGTCATACTCCGAGTGTTTTTATTACCcgtgtttcattattttattcaatatctttcgtttttcaaagGTTTTCCTATTTTCCATGTTTCAAGCCTCTAATCGCAGTTTCATTTGTCGCTAATTCCGCGTAGATTCCTAGAATTGATACGACACCACAGATTTGCTGGAtgcaaagtttaaaaaaaaaaaaaaaaagtattgaggagaaaaaattaacgtatTTCTTCTTCGaataacgatgataataattcgtTGCAATGAAACGCAAGTTTTGACtgatacaatatacatataattcaaTTGTATTGatacgtgtataaaaatatatacacatatatatatatataaaatatatacacgtacatatatgtatatgtatgtatatatgtatatatatacgtatgtataatttacgACTAGACGATAAATAATCCCTGCCTTGGGTTAcgcattatattataatagtCAAATTGTTTATAGACGTAATTTTATCGATgactgaaaaaataacaatgacCGTTGGATGATGTGAGAAAATCGCAGGTGAAACGAAATTccgacaaaaaaaataaataaataaataaataaataaagaaaaaagagaagaaaagttttttctaaACAATTAAGAAATGTAAGAAAACCAAACGTAACAAGTCGGTTGTACAATTGTATCGTGAAAATTAAATACGCGCCATACgttagtaataataatgacctATTGACATTcgtaagattaaaaaaaaaaaacaaaaaaagaatacaaaacaacaaaaaacgaTTATAACAGCACCCGTTCAACTCTTCGGTAATCATATAAGTTATTACCTACCGATTGGCAGTTTTTGTAATTGAGAACAATCATAAATCGTGAtgctgtaataattataacaacaacaacaacaacaacaacaacaacaacaataataataataataataataataataataataatgataatagttgTAATGATAATGGTAACATTAATCGCGAATAGTTCTTTAATCTATTCGCTAATCAATTTTTAGCAATTGTTTTTCTTAAATCTTCTTTCAATTCTCATTTTCTCATTTAACCAAAAGTACCTATacccacaaaaaaaaaaaatgcacgtGACGCGCGATTACTTGATACAGTGTGTTACCGTGTCTTGtagtgtgtgtgtatatatatatatatatatattttctttctcttacaATACGCGGTTTTAATCGGGCATCTAAATTATTATCGTGTGAAATTTTACGACACAACAGTTTTATCATGATCATGTGAAACTGACCGTTCGGTTGAAAGTTTATATAGATATTTTATCGCTGTATATTATTGTGATGTGAGTAACGTTGAAGCGACGGGAGGTGGACAAAAAGGACAATGCCGTAGTGTGATAATACACTCTGCATACGTGAGATCGTACGTATGagcgaaaaatttgctgtaATCATTCCGCCGATTTTATTgacaaaagatttttcaaccTTGATACTTTTATAAATCCTAACTGATAATATCATAATTAGTTTTATTATCGTACTTTCGTACGTGTTTGCCGTTTtgtcctgaaaaaaaaaaaaaacgaaaagaaaaacaacaaaaaaaaaaaaaataaaaagtgaaaaagaaagtaaattaTATTCCacgataattatatgtatagtaaatTCCACGACAAGAGTGTCAAACGAACAAACGAACTCAAAGGCTGGTCGGCTTGTTGGTGAGAATGTTGTATgattagtttctttttttttttttttctttctttctttctttctttttttctcctttcctcAGCAATTGCCATTTTTCCATAAGTTTTGCTGGACTGTGCGTTGAAAagagattgaaaataaaaaaaaaaaaaaaaaaaaaaaagagaaaaaagaaaagaaaacttccTATATTTAATTAGTTAACAATAAGTATTGTAATTGCTAGATCGCGTCAGCTGCCATTGAATTGATACGCGCGTTGCGGTTATTAtgtttgtataataaaaaaaaaaaaaaaaacaaataacaacaacaaccgTAATAATATTGTACGTTAGCTTTTAAGAGAATTTAAAATATCGATCGACTGTAAATaccattgttttttttttttttttttttttttcctcatcaaCTCAACCTATTTCTTATCGTTTGGTGATTCAAAAACGTTTCTAGTCCGAGGTGTAAAATGGTATTTAGTTAAATCCAGTAAATCTATGGCGATTCGGTATCTCTCGACCATCTCAAACCCCCGAGCTGTATCGTTAATGAAATTACGTTTTTAACTTATCCTAATTTGTATTAACCCTGAATGCAATGACTATGTTAAATTTGTAATACGGCAATattaagaaattattttataattagttgTTTAACGCAGCGCAGCGTTACGGGCGATAAGTGATACAACTTTTTATTGCTAAAACTTTCattatgttatttttattttttttttttttgtcattttgttctctatttcttttctcgacatttttatacaacgcATATATTATACTGAATTATCATTGATTTAATTCTCTTGTAAATACATACTaggattatacatatatgtatatctattgtACTAATCTTCCACtgtaatgtataaattttaatttttttttttttttttttttttttaacttcaatCACTTCGAAATAACGAAATTTCCGTTCGTCTAGTGTTTTTGAACGAGAAACCTGATTTCACACTTTTACGAAACAAGAGTCTCGAATTTTGCGAATATTTGCGCCCTGAAACGAAAACGgggtgaaataaattgaaaacaacaCTGAAAAGCAATATCGTCGAAAGTTGAAGGATACTCGTTattttcgatcaaatttgaacaaaGTTATTCCATTTCGTATAAATCGAAGAATATCACATCTCTCTTTTACTGTATTCTATCTAAACTTATGCATATTTCCGCAACGAGGCAAAATATGTATTAATTTTATGCACACATAGACATGCATATGTttacattataaatatatcataacgattattattttatacaaacgGCAGAAATTCGTCTAGAATTTTAAATAGCACTGTTttgtttcgcaattttttgtaattataatgataataataataattattataataacaacaacaacaatgacAATAACGATAATAGTAATAGCAACGATAACgatgatattttatatttcagcATCGTTGCCGGATTGGGTATGAAATCCGTAATTAAAACCGTTTCATTCCATGCTAGAATACAAATGGATTTAATTTATATGTACGCCTTCCTGCGATAAtctatgaatatttataattcgaTCGACCGATCGTTATTGTAATTGttgttgctattattattattattgttgttgttgttgttgttattgtaactattactactactattaaTACTACTACTGCTACTACTAACAATATCACATCTTAAGAATACAAAAGTCTGTTGCGTAAAGTATTTCTCCAGTTTGCCATTATACGCACATTTTTTATACTGgcattcgattttttttattt belongs to Neodiprion lecontei isolate iyNeoLeco1 chromosome 5, iyNeoLeco1.1, whole genome shotgun sequence and includes:
- the LOC107224194 gene encoding protein enabled isoform X2, which translates into the protein MNEVSISSARASVMVYDDVNKKWVPSGSSSGLSKVQLYHHQVNNTFRVVGRKLQDHEIVINCAILKGLKYNQATVTFHQWRDNKQVYGLNFSSKDDADAFAKAMLQALDVLSNGSNISRSLGPAVASTAPANYQQQQQSQQQQQQQQQQQQPLGITQQYEEDMGYSQSQSQSQSQAQSGSGPVQGGLGMVGSIGSVGSVSRVSLSLGHLGGSPAPPSATAAPIASGITTVIQVGGGVASRGSPADRENVMRTMTREDVAIIQERRMSQQNQVMSSPSAAVPPGCPPAAQQQSGHHRTSSAPPAPQPPVMPGPINPAQSQIGGGGPPVPPPQPPAAPPPPCPPCPPCPPCPPATISYQQQQPPSVSTAPVPPPMMMNQYASSSQNPNQSQSQPIYGTNQGNQYGVVGQNSIYGVGGSMSQSNGANQYCTGSQNSLYGSTTIQGGHFGSNPSIQNGQQQQQYGSNNSINQYATTGHNQQSQYAVVGNGSQTQSQSQYAVVGNGTQQYGSTTATQLSSNNSTNPYGTPSNLVNQYGSHSILNSNTYAPPVGSNGPPPPPMGPPGGPAAPPPPPPPPAPNANSNSSDAPPDTNSLAAALQAARLKKKQQSQPIENSGSSTSSSGSATGGGGNYGTLGRGGGGGIASMMDEMAKTLARRRAAVEKKQPEQPPEPENSPGKGTWDKNNSSNNKFANGAESPKSARKRFGSASEDTLLKVNGVNEGTPLSAQEMEAFKAEIIKDVRREFQKMKQEIIEALRSELSRR
- the LOC107224194 gene encoding protein enabled isoform X3 translates to MTTANHKRWSDWNTYWACEVSISSARASVMVYDDVNKKWVPSGSSSGLSKVQLYHHQVNNTFRVVGRKLQDHEIVINCAILKGLKYNQATVTFHQWRDNKQVYGLNFSSKDDADAFAKAMLQALDVLSNGSNISRSLGPAVASTAPANYQQQQQSQQQQQQQQQQQQPLGITQQYEEDMGYRTMTREDVAIIQERRMSQQNQVMSSPSAAVPPGCPPAAQQQSGHHRTSSAPPAPQPPVMPGPINPAQSQIGGGGPPVPPPQPPAAPPPPCPPCPPCPPCPPATISYQQQQPPSVSTAPVPPPMMMNQYASSSQNPNQSQSQPIYGTNQGNQYGVVGQNSIYGVGGSMSQSNGANQYCTGSQNSLYGSTTIQGGHFGSNPSIQNGQQQQQYGSNNSINQYATTGHNQQSQYAVVGNGSQTQSQSQYAVVGNGTQQYGSTTATQLSSNNSTNPYGTPSNLVNQYGSHSILNSNTYAPPVGSNGPPPPPMGPPGGPAAPPPPPPPPAPNANSNSSDAPPDTNSLAAALQAARLKKKQQSQPIENSGSSTSSSGSATGGGGNYGTLGRGGGGGIASMMDEMAKTLARRRAAVEKKQPEQPPEPENSPGKGTWDKNNSSNNKFANGAESPKSARKRFGSASEDTLLKVNGVNEGTPLSAQEMEAFKAEIIKDVRREFQKMKQEIIEALRSELSRR
- the LOC107224194 gene encoding protein enabled isoform X1 produces the protein MTTANHKRWSDWNTYWACEVSISSARASVMVYDDVNKKWVPSGSSSGLSKVQLYHHQVNNTFRVVGRKLQDHEIVINCAILKGLKYNQATVTFHQWRDNKQVYGLNFSSKDDADAFAKAMLQALDVLSNGSNISRSLGPAVASTAPANYQQQQQSQQQQQQQQQQQQPLGITQQYEEDMGYSQSQSQSQSQAQSGSGPVQGGLGMVGSIGSVGSVSRVSLSLGHLGGSPAPPSATAAPIASGITTVIQVGGGVASRGSPADRENVMRTMTREDVAIIQERRMSQQNQVMSSPSAAVPPGCPPAAQQQSGHHRTSSAPPAPQPPVMPGPINPAQSQIGGGGPPVPPPQPPAAPPPPCPPCPPCPPCPPATISYQQQQPPSVSTAPVPPPMMMNQYASSSQNPNQSQSQPIYGTNQGNQYGVVGQNSIYGVGGSMSQSNGANQYCTGSQNSLYGSTTIQGGHFGSNPSIQNGQQQQQYGSNNSINQYATTGHNQQSQYAVVGNGSQTQSQSQYAVVGNGTQQYGSTTATQLSSNNSTNPYGTPSNLVNQYGSHSILNSNTYAPPVGSNGPPPPPMGPPGGPAAPPPPPPPPAPNANSNSSDAPPDTNSLAAALQAARLKKKQQSQPIENSGSSTSSSGSATGGGGNYGTLGRGGGGGIASMMDEMAKTLARRRAAVEKKQPEQPPEPENSPGKGTWDKNNSSNNKFANGAESPKSARKRFGSASEDTLLKVNGVNEGTPLSAQEMEAFKAEIIKDVRREFQKMKQEIIEALRSELSRR